The proteins below come from a single Dehalococcoidia bacterium genomic window:
- a CDS encoding cache domain-containing protein, producing MRLKPNQKLYLSSVAFLVLMTLSLSSCGNAGDDALTQEESNSRVAVAAVHVAAAGLGEILEGMDETQQIETIREFIDPIRFFDDASGYFYVYNFDCVNIAHAVDKTLPGQNLSDYQDMRGLYVIRELSTAAQDGSGFVTYYWPHPETQQEQEKVGYVETIPGTGYFIGTGYYPDTE from the coding sequence ATGAGATTAAAACCCAATCAAAAGCTGTATTTATCCTCTGTCGCTTTTCTAGTTCTAATGACGCTTTCCCTATCATCCTGCGGCAATGCGGGAGATGATGCTTTGACACAGGAGGAAAGCAACAGCAGGGTAGCGGTAGCGGCGGTTCATGTAGCTGCGGCGGGGCTGGGAGAAATCTTGGAGGGCATGGATGAAACTCAGCAGATCGAGACCATCCGCGAGTTCATTGATCCCATACGGTTTTTCGATGATGCGTCGGGATATTTCTATGTCTACAATTTCGACTGCGTCAACATAGCGCACGCCGTGGACAAAACCCTGCCCGGACAGAACCTCTCCGATTATCAGGACATGAGAGGGCTCTATGTCATCCGCGAACTTTCGACGGCGGCGCAGGACGGGAGCGGATTCGTCACATATTACTGGCCGCATCCTGAGACGCAGCAGGAACAGGAGAAGGTGGGATACGTTGAGACGATACCCGGCACTGGCTATTTCATCGGCACGGGGTATTATCCTGATACGGAGTAA
- a CDS encoding carbon-nitrogen hydrolase family protein gives MNNEQREIELNTWSSAKQSDALSAEFIRGYKITDVAFSEYEGCPTFMIANINSTHDIGYNLSRMEIIVQAAHEENVDILVLPELCISGYIWKTDNKTEVLDQLKAGSNRRPKVKRVLDNIKAGLVDRGDGLKMVFFSNVRMGTHRDEIYDSTYVMTANSDYNSTFYDKIFLTPMEKVFFHRGNGRRLVLDTRWGKIGIMMCYDLCFVGLGRRYAFDDGVDVIIVPSAWRMEAIRNYPLLNLQIDNYYQFIWRLMHSALAAHNQVWSIGANCVGVFDKTGGRFCGESGIWSPSGIPLVRASHEEEELIVIRHLEIQGHMRYQAKEDFDYSLDFNEVYREIADIKPRWVLP, from the coding sequence ATGAATAACGAGCAAAGAGAAATCGAACTGAACACATGGTCAAGCGCAAAACAGAGCGATGCTCTGTCTGCCGAATTTATCAGAGGTTACAAGATAACGGATGTGGCATTTTCCGAATATGAAGGTTGTCCCACGTTCATGATAGCCAATATAAATTCCACGCATGATATCGGATACAACCTCTCGCGCATGGAGATTATCGTACAGGCAGCCCACGAAGAAAATGTGGATATCCTCGTCTTACCGGAGCTTTGCATCTCCGGCTATATCTGGAAAACCGATAATAAAACAGAAGTTCTGGATCAATTGAAGGCCGGTAGTAACCGCCGGCCGAAGGTAAAAAGGGTGCTGGACAACATAAAGGCCGGGCTCGTTGACCGCGGCGACGGACTGAAGATGGTTTTTTTCAGCAATGTCAGGATGGGTACACACCGCGACGAGATATACGACAGCACATACGTGATGACAGCTAATTCTGATTACAACAGTACATTCTATGATAAGATTTTCTTGACTCCTATGGAAAAAGTGTTTTTCCATAGAGGAAACGGCAGAAGACTGGTGCTGGATACGCGGTGGGGCAAGATAGGAATAATGATGTGCTATGACCTGTGCTTTGTGGGATTGGGGAGAAGATATGCTTTTGACGACGGTGTAGATGTCATCATTGTTCCGTCCGCCTGGCGGATGGAAGCGATTCGCAATTACCCCTTACTTAACCTGCAGATAGATAACTACTACCAATTCATCTGGAGGTTGATGCACTCAGCGCTGGCTGCCCACAACCAGGTTTGGAGCATAGGAGCTAATTGCGTGGGCGTTTTTGATAAAACCGGAGGACGCTTCTGCGGCGAAAGCGGCATCTGGAGCCCTTCAGGAATTCCGCTGGTTCGGGCATCTCATGAAGAAGAAGAACTGATAGTTATACGCCATCTTGAGATACAGGGACATATGAGATACCAGGCAAAGGAAGACTTTGACTACAGCCTCGACTTCAATGAAGTCTACCGGGAGATAGCTGACATAAAGCCGCGATGGGTATTGCCTTGA
- a CDS encoding divergent PAP2 family protein, with translation MFNELINNNILIAPLLCWAVAQLCKVILFLLKNKKLDLRYLVSGGGMPSSHSALVAGLATAVALVEGVDSVAFGICVVLAFIVMYDAATVRHSVGQQAVVLNRVIKEIQERRPVKELGRELKELIGHSPLQVFVGGFLGISISLLWIKVAAG, from the coding sequence ATGTTTAATGAACTTATAAATAATAACATATTGATCGCTCCATTGCTTTGCTGGGCTGTTGCGCAACTGTGTAAAGTAATTTTGTTTCTGTTGAAAAATAAGAAGCTTGACCTGCGGTATCTGGTGAGCGGCGGCGGCATGCCGAGCTCTCATTCCGCGCTAGTCGCCGGGTTGGCTACCGCCGTGGCGCTTGTCGAGGGTGTCGATTCGGTTGCGTTCGGGATTTGTGTGGTGCTGGCATTCATCGTTATGTACGATGCCGCAACGGTGAGACACTCGGTCGGACAACAAGCGGTTGTTCTGAATCGAGTCATTAAAGAAATACAGGAAAGGCGGCCCGTTAAGGAGCTGGGCCGTGAGCTGAAAGAACTGATAGGACACTCTCCCCTGCAGGTCTTTGTGGGCGGATTTCTGGGCATCAGCATATCATTGTTATGGATTAAAGTTGCCGCAGGATAG
- the glgP gene encoding alpha-glucan family phosphorylase has product MDKQTYVGDTMCSFMHSEVKGFDSLAELALDMRWSWSHYGDRVWRELDSELWRLTQNPWAVLQAVSRDKLENLFATTEFRKEVAELLELKRRKSEEPEWFQQNHQKSPLTCVAYFCMEFMLSEALPIYSGGLGNVAGDQLKAASDLGVPVVGVGLLYQQGYFRQVIDKDGAQQALFPYNDPGQLPIVPLRKPDGEWLRLEVKLPGYSVWLRAWQVQVGRVKLFLLDTNDAANYPAHRGITSELYGGGSELRLKQELMLGIGGWRLLRALGIHPEVCHLNEGHAAFAVLERARNFMEDTGQPFEVALAATRAGNLFTTHTPVAAGFDRFAPGLIDQYLGWYAQERLGISTRDLLALGRRNPDDLSEPFNMAYLAMRGSGSVNGVSRLHGKVSRRIFAPLFPRWPVEEVPVGHVTNGVHTSTWDSPEADDLWTEACGKDRWLGTMDNVGENIRRISDARIWQFRAEVRSALVEYARERLTRQITKTGASSDIIDYIKHLFDPNALTLGFARRFATYKRPNLLLRDPQRLIRLLSDPQRPVQLIIAGKAHPKDQAGQDMIREWTRFIRQPEVRRHAVFLSDYDMHLTENLVQGVDVWINTPQYLWEASGTSGMKVLVNGGLNLSELDGWWAEAYTPEVGWALGGSAEPGEGLDSDAVEAEALYNLLEREVIPEFYTRDKNGIPTRWVHRIRESMARLTPQFSANRSVREYTEQHYLPSAASYRARAARKGAAGSHIVSWRRSLEEEWDEMRFGDVKVETRGKQHIIEVQVYLNNIDPNAVRVELYADGPNGGSPILQEMKQSRQLVGNVGGYIYTAAVSATRPASDYTARVIPKYDGVGIPLEAVQILWQR; this is encoded by the coding sequence ATGGACAAGCAAACATATGTCGGCGATACCATGTGCTCTTTTATGCATTCGGAAGTAAAAGGGTTCGATTCTCTGGCTGAGCTTGCCCTGGATATGCGATGGTCCTGGAGCCATTACGGCGACAGGGTCTGGAGAGAACTTGATTCGGAACTGTGGAGACTGACGCAAAATCCATGGGCTGTTTTACAGGCGGTTTCGCGGGATAAACTTGAAAATCTGTTCGCTACGACCGAATTTCGCAAAGAAGTGGCCGAGCTTTTAGAACTCAAACGCCGCAAGTCGGAGGAGCCCGAGTGGTTTCAGCAGAATCATCAGAAATCTCCTTTGACCTGTGTAGCTTATTTCTGCATGGAATTCATGCTTAGCGAAGCCCTGCCCATATATTCGGGCGGACTTGGTAATGTGGCCGGCGATCAGCTAAAAGCGGCCAGCGACCTGGGCGTGCCCGTTGTCGGTGTAGGGCTGCTCTATCAGCAAGGCTATTTTCGACAGGTTATCGACAAAGATGGGGCGCAACAGGCTCTCTTCCCCTATAACGACCCCGGACAGTTGCCGATCGTACCTTTGCGAAAACCGGACGGGGAGTGGTTGCGGCTGGAAGTTAAGCTGCCGGGTTATTCGGTGTGGCTGCGTGCCTGGCAGGTACAGGTCGGCAGGGTGAAACTTTTCCTGCTGGACACCAATGACGCCGCTAATTACCCGGCTCATAGGGGAATTACTAGTGAGCTTTACGGGGGCGGGTCGGAGTTGCGGCTTAAACAGGAGCTTATGCTCGGGATCGGAGGATGGCGGTTGCTCCGTGCGCTTGGCATCCATCCGGAGGTCTGCCACCTGAACGAAGGGCATGCCGCCTTCGCTGTGCTGGAACGCGCCAGAAATTTCATGGAAGATACAGGCCAGCCTTTTGAAGTAGCATTGGCTGCCACGCGGGCCGGTAATCTATTCACCACTCACACACCGGTAGCTGCCGGATTTGACCGTTTCGCTCCGGGTCTTATCGATCAATACCTCGGCTGGTATGCCCAGGAAAGGCTCGGTATCTCAACCAGAGATTTGCTTGCGCTCGGCAGACGGAACCCCGATGACTTATCGGAACCGTTCAATATGGCTTATCTGGCTATGCGGGGCAGCGGCTCGGTAAACGGCGTAAGCCGCTTGCATGGAAAGGTGAGCCGTCGTATCTTTGCGCCTCTGTTCCCCCGCTGGCCGGTGGAAGAAGTGCCCGTCGGTCACGTTACAAACGGGGTCCACACGTCTACATGGGATTCGCCCGAGGCCGACGATCTCTGGACCGAGGCCTGTGGAAAAGATCGCTGGCTGGGGACGATGGATAACGTGGGCGAGAATATCCGCCGCATCTCCGATGCCAGGATATGGCAATTCCGCGCCGAGGTGCGCAGTGCGCTTGTTGAATATGCCCGTGAACGGCTGACGCGGCAGATCACTAAGACGGGCGCGTCGTCCGATATCATTGATTATATAAAGCACCTGTTTGACCCGAATGCATTGACGCTTGGTTTCGCGCGCCGATTTGCAACATACAAGAGGCCGAATCTGCTATTGCGTGATCCGCAGAGGCTGATCCGCTTGCTGTCCGATCCTCAACGCCCTGTTCAACTAATTATCGCCGGCAAGGCCCATCCCAAGGATCAGGCGGGACAGGACATGATTCGGGAATGGACTCGCTTCATACGTCAGCCCGAGGTGCGCCGGCATGCGGTATTTCTTTCCGATTACGATATGCATTTGACCGAGAATCTGGTGCAGGGTGTAGATGTCTGGATCAACACGCCGCAGTATCTATGGGAGGCCAGCGGAACCAGCGGCATGAAGGTTCTTGTGAACGGAGGCCTTAATCTGTCCGAGCTGGATGGCTGGTGGGCCGAGGCCTACACGCCGGAGGTGGGGTGGGCGTTGGGAGGCAGCGCCGAGCCCGGCGAAGGGCTCGATAGTGATGCCGTAGAGGCTGAAGCGCTCTATAACCTGCTGGAGCGGGAGGTTATCCCTGAGTTCTATACGAGAGACAAGAACGGCATCCCCACAAGGTGGGTCCACAGGATACGGGAAAGCATGGCACGGCTGACACCTCAATTCTCCGCAAATCGCTCGGTGCGCGAATACACCGAGCAGCATTACCTCCCATCTGCGGCATCCTATCGTGCGCGGGCGGCGCGCAAAGGCGCGGCGGGCAGTCATATAGTTAGCTGGCGGCGTTCGCTGGAAGAAGAATGGGACGAGATGCGCTTCGGCGATGTGAAGGTGGAAACCAGAGGCAAACAGCATATTATTGAGGTTCAGGTCTATCTCAACAACATCGATCCGAATGCAGTTCGAGTGGAGCTTTATGCGGATGGGCCAAACGGCGGCAGTCCGATATTGCAGGAGATGAAGCAAAGCCGACAGTTGGTGGGTAACGTCGGAGGTTACATCTACACTGCAGCGGTATCAGCTACCCGGCCTGCGTCAGATTATACGGCGAGGGTGATACCAAAATATGATGGAGTCGGTATCCCTCTGGAAGCAGTTCAAATACTGTGGCAGAGATGA
- a CDS encoding FAD-dependent oxidoreductase: protein MLRELFRPVKINHMELKNRIVMPAMTTIMGNSDGTVSDKFIEYYTARARGGAALIIAETVDVHPYTHNLPLGDRGFTAIYDDRFIPGLRRFTDSIHTAGAKVCVQLQHSGRAMIMLDQSQPPLAPSAIPHPGGATPRALTISEIEELAQAFGAAAGRAKAAGFDAVEIHGGHGYLIAQFMSAYSNRRSDKYGGDLMGRLRFPMEVLSSVRKSVGPDFPIIFRLSADERVPGGRGVLESAAMAPYLERAGSDCLSITTGMHFTIYYTVPSMSLPKGLNAEAAAQVKAAVNVPVIVAGRLNDPVLAESVLARGQADLIAIGRGLIADPELPNKLREGDWNDIRPCIACNQGCIGALSVGFPFSCLVNPEAGREREMELKTASRSRKVLVVGGGPAGMEAARTAALRGHNVTLYEKDDHLGGQFHTASLPPSKQDISQYLNHMENQLHKTGVKVVLGQPLTATKVTEDRPDVLVIATGSRPFIPKLPGVEQKNVVTAADVLTGKGAAGQKVLVAGGGLVGCETALFLDALGKNVTIVEMLPEVAADLITVPREALNRKLSETHVTVLTSATIVEFTGDGVIVERNGRRENIGGMDTIILAMGMVSVNELANEVKDRVPEIHVIGDAERPLKAMDAIAAGASIGRQI from the coding sequence ATGTTGAGAGAACTCTTCAGACCGGTAAAGATAAATCATATGGAATTAAAGAACCGTATCGTTATGCCCGCTATGACCACCATCATGGGAAATTCCGACGGCACGGTCAGTGATAAATTTATCGAATACTATACCGCCAGGGCTAGAGGGGGCGCAGCCCTGATCATAGCGGAAACCGTTGACGTGCATCCTTACACACACAATCTCCCCCTGGGAGACAGAGGATTTACCGCTATCTACGATGATAGATTCATCCCCGGTCTCAGGCGTTTTACCGACAGCATACATACCGCCGGCGCCAAAGTTTGCGTGCAGCTTCAGCACAGCGGCCGCGCAATGATCATGTTGGACCAATCCCAACCACCCCTGGCTCCATCAGCTATCCCGCATCCGGGGGGCGCAACGCCCAGAGCGCTCACTATCAGCGAAATTGAAGAGCTGGCGCAGGCCTTCGGCGCCGCGGCAGGCCGGGCCAAGGCTGCGGGATTCGATGCGGTAGAGATACACGGAGGCCACGGATATCTCATCGCCCAGTTCATGTCAGCCTATTCGAACCGCCGCAGCGACAAGTACGGCGGCGATCTAATGGGAAGGCTTCGCTTCCCGATGGAGGTACTGAGTTCGGTACGAAAGAGCGTAGGCCCCGATTTCCCGATCATCTTCCGCCTCAGCGCTGATGAGAGGGTTCCCGGCGGGCGCGGCGTGCTGGAATCGGCGGCCATGGCACCGTATCTGGAAAGGGCGGGGTCCGATTGCCTCAGCATCACTACAGGCATGCATTTCACTATATATTACACAGTTCCATCGATGAGTCTGCCCAAAGGCCTCAATGCAGAGGCTGCGGCGCAGGTGAAAGCCGCTGTTAACGTGCCGGTAATCGTAGCAGGCCGTCTTAATGATCCAGTCTTAGCCGAATCGGTGCTGGCCCGGGGACAGGCGGACCTGATAGCCATCGGGCGCGGCTTGATAGCCGATCCTGAGTTGCCCAACAAGCTGAGAGAAGGAGACTGGAATGACATCAGACCGTGCATCGCCTGCAACCAGGGCTGCATAGGCGCTCTCAGCGTCGGTTTCCCGTTCTCCTGCCTGGTGAACCCGGAGGCCGGCCGTGAACGCGAGATGGAACTCAAAACCGCATCGCGGTCAAGAAAGGTATTGGTAGTCGGCGGCGGCCCGGCAGGCATGGAAGCCGCCAGAACAGCTGCCCTGCGGGGGCACAATGTCACACTCTATGAGAAAGATGATCATCTGGGCGGACAATTCCATACAGCATCTCTACCCCCGTCGAAACAAGATATATCCCAATACCTCAATCACATGGAGAACCAGTTGCATAAGACGGGAGTGAAGGTTGTCCTGGGACAGCCTCTGACCGCTACGAAGGTGACTGAGGACAGACCGGATGTTCTGGTGATTGCCACAGGCAGCCGTCCTTTTATTCCGAAGCTGCCCGGCGTGGAGCAGAAGAACGTGGTGACAGCCGCGGATGTCCTGACAGGGAAGGGCGCAGCCGGACAGAAGGTGCTGGTGGCCGGAGGCGGGCTCGTAGGTTGTGAGACCGCTCTGTTCCTGGATGCGTTGGGCAAGAATGTCACTATTGTAGAGATGCTGCCGGAAGTAGCTGCCGATCTGATTACGGTTCCTAGAGAGGCGCTGAACCGCAAGCTGAGCGAAACACACGTGACCGTCTTAACATCCGCGACGATTGTGGAGTTCACCGGCGATGGAGTCATCGTAGAACGCAACGGACGCCGTGAGAACATAGGCGGCATGGACACGATTATCTTAGCTATGGGTATGGTTTCGGTCAATGAACTGGCTAATGAAGTCAAAGATAGAGTACCTGAAATCCATGTGATCGGCGATGCCGAGCGGCCACTGAAGGCGATGGACGCTATTGCAGCCGGCGCCAGTATTGGCAGACAGATATAG
- a CDS encoding YqaE/Pmp3 family membrane protein: MKNKDTMWIVKIILCIFLPPVAAFLQVGLSLHFWINLVLCFLLVWLGGIIHALWLVLTDKK; encoded by the coding sequence ATGAAGAACAAGGATACCATGTGGATTGTAAAAATAATTCTTTGCATATTTCTACCGCCGGTAGCGGCATTCTTACAGGTCGGACTCTCTCTACATTTCTGGATTAATCTCGTCTTGTGCTTCTTGCTGGTTTGGTTAGGCGGCATTATCCATGCGCTTTGGTTGGTATTGACCGACAAAAAATAG
- the argC gene encoding N-acetyl-gamma-glutamyl-phosphate reductase, with protein sequence MIKVGIINVTGYIGMEIARLLHGHPEVELASVTGRSAAGQKLGHFLPHLADIDLTIKEELGFVDLAFSALPHKDSAAACAAVLERGIKVIDVSADFRLKEASQYRAWYEHEHPTPKLLKEAVYGLVELNRKNIASCRIVANPGCYPTSAILALAPAVKAGIIDPDIIIDSKSGVSGAGRSLSFKTHFAEVDESVSAYSIEGHRHLPEIVQELNTLNPKLSVNATFVPHLIPMNRGILSTCYAKLADVKIDKKKIVDIYKDFYKGERFVKVVDAPPQTKQTLGTNFCLIHPVVDTRTGRLIVVSCIDNLIKGGAGQAIQNMNLMLGYPESTALETLALYP encoded by the coding sequence ATGATAAAAGTTGGGATCATCAACGTAACCGGATATATCGGGATGGAGATCGCGAGATTGCTGCACGGGCACCCAGAGGTCGAACTGGCCTCGGTGACGGGGCGCAGCGCCGCGGGACAGAAGCTGGGGCATTTCCTGCCGCACCTGGCTGATATCGACTTGACCATCAAGGAGGAATTGGGGTTCGTGGACCTGGCCTTCTCCGCCCTGCCGCACAAGGACAGCGCCGCCGCCTGCGCCGCGGTTCTGGAGCGCGGCATAAAAGTTATCGATGTCAGCGCTGATTTCAGACTAAAGGAGGCGTCTCAGTACCGCGCGTGGTACGAGCACGAGCATCCGACACCCAAGTTGCTCAAGGAGGCTGTTTACGGTCTGGTGGAGCTCAATCGTAAGAACATCGCCTCGTGCCGCATCGTAGCCAATCCGGGATGCTACCCCACCAGCGCGATACTGGCGCTGGCTCCCGCGGTCAAGGCCGGCATCATCGATCCCGATATCATCATAGATTCCAAGTCGGGCGTGTCCGGCGCCGGACGCTCGCTGAGTTTCAAGACGCACTTCGCCGAGGTCGACGAGAGCGTATCGGCCTACTCCATCGAGGGGCATCGCCACCTGCCGGAGATAGTGCAGGAACTCAATACGCTCAATCCCAAGCTGTCCGTCAACGCGACATTCGTGCCGCATCTCATCCCGATGAACCGCGGCATACTGAGCACGTGCTACGCCAAGCTTGCGGACGTCAAAATCGATAAAAAGAAGATCGTCGATATATATAAAGACTTCTACAAGGGCGAGCGCTTCGTTAAGGTCGTGGACGCCCCGCCTCAGACCAAACAGACGCTGGGCACCAACTTCTGCCTGATACACCCCGTCGTCGACACGCGCACAGGACGACTCATCGTCGTCAGCTGCATCGACAACCTTATCAAAGGTGGCGCCGGCCAGGCGATACAGAACATGAACCTGATGCTGGGCTACCCCGAGTCCACGGCGCTGGAGACGCTGGCGCTGTACCCGTAG
- a CDS encoding metallopeptidase family protein has product MERERFEELVEQAVESLPQQFKDRIENVAVVVQYWPTGRQLRSVGLRRREELLGLYEGVPLTAFGKEHALVPPDKISIFQRPIELAYRTESRVVRGIEETVRHEIAHHFGISDRRLQDIAREKREGDNTQGTDGG; this is encoded by the coding sequence ATGGAAAGAGAGCGCTTCGAAGAGCTGGTTGAGCAGGCCGTTGAGTCGCTGCCGCAGCAGTTCAAGGACAGGATAGAAAACGTAGCGGTTGTGGTACAATACTGGCCTACCGGCAGGCAGCTGCGCAGCGTGGGGCTGAGGCGGCGCGAGGAGCTGCTGGGGCTTTACGAAGGTGTGCCGCTGACGGCTTTCGGCAAGGAGCACGCGCTGGTGCCGCCGGACAAGATTTCTATATTCCAGAGGCCAATCGAGCTGGCCTATCGAACTGAAAGCCGCGTCGTGCGCGGGATTGAGGAGACGGTGCGGCACGAGATAGCGCATCATTTCGGCATCAGCGACCGGAGGCTCCAGGATATTGCGAGAGAGAAGCGTGAGGGGGATAATACACAGGGGACGGACGGAGGATAG
- the nth gene encoding endonuclease III, with the protein MTVDEVIALLRKQHGAPARRARLDPLSELIATILSQNTSDVNSGRAFANLVSTFGAWDKVADADVDKISEAIAGGGLNRVKAPRIKTILQRVDKEKGSLDLGFLKKMPLAEARSWLESLPGVGPKTAACVLLFSLGRPALPVDTHVYRVAQRIGLIDKKVSPDNAHRILGKMVKPEDVYEFHMNMVRHGRKVCRSRSPLCGGCLLNKGCKYGKRALRRAG; encoded by the coding sequence ATGACGGTTGACGAGGTCATCGCTCTGTTGAGGAAGCAGCACGGCGCTCCGGCGCGAAGGGCGCGGTTAGACCCGCTATCGGAACTGATAGCAACGATATTGTCGCAGAACACTTCGGATGTGAACTCCGGTCGTGCCTTCGCGAATCTTGTATCGACCTTCGGGGCGTGGGATAAGGTCGCGGATGCCGACGTCGATAAGATATCGGAAGCTATCGCGGGAGGAGGACTGAACCGGGTCAAGGCGCCGCGCATAAAGACCATCTTGCAACGTGTCGATAAGGAGAAGGGCTCGCTCGACCTGGGGTTTCTCAAGAAGATGCCGCTGGCGGAGGCTCGTTCCTGGCTGGAGTCGCTGCCCGGCGTTGGGCCCAAGACGGCCGCCTGCGTGCTGCTGTTCTCGCTGGGGAGGCCGGCCCTTCCCGTCGATACGCATGTCTACCGTGTGGCGCAGCGTATCGGTTTAATCGATAAGAAAGTGTCGCCGGACAACGCACATCGCATACTGGGGAAGATGGTTAAGCCGGAAGACGTTTACGAGTTTCATATGAATATGGTGCGTCACGGCAGGAAGGTATGCCGCTCGCGGAGCCCGCTTTGCGGCGGGTGCCTGCTGAATAAGGGTTGTAAGTATGGAAAGAGAGCGCTTCGAAGAGCTGGTTGA
- a CDS encoding histidine phosphatase family protein, which translates to MKKEHFTRFILVRHGQTGWNKDERFRGRADIELDETGLQQAQLAAGRIMEWEISSVYSSPLKRARSTAQAIAERFGLSVVTLDGLNDMNFGQWEGMLVSEVREKHAKLFNEWRLHPESFSVPGGESMDDVKRRVVKTVDELALKHEGQTIALVSHRVVCKVLLCHLLGLDNSHFWKIAQDTTAVNAFEMYEVIGTGEKRATVTLVNDTCHLGKQ; encoded by the coding sequence GTGAAGAAGGAACACTTCACCCGTTTCATCCTGGTGCGCCACGGGCAGACGGGCTGGAACAAGGACGAGCGCTTCCGCGGGCGGGCGGATATCGAGCTGGACGAGACCGGGCTGCAGCAGGCGCAGCTGGCCGCGGGGCGCATCATGGAGTGGGAGATATCGTCCGTTTACTCCAGCCCGCTGAAACGGGCGAGGAGCACGGCGCAGGCCATAGCGGAAAGGTTCGGATTGTCAGTCGTCACGCTGGATGGGCTTAACGATATGAACTTCGGGCAGTGGGAGGGGATGCTCGTCTCCGAGGTCAGGGAGAAGCATGCCAAACTGTTCAACGAGTGGCGGCTGCATCCGGAGAGCTTCTCCGTGCCCGGCGGGGAAAGCATGGATGATGTGAAGCGCAGGGTGGTGAAAACGGTCGACGAGCTGGCGCTGAAACACGAAGGCCAGACCATCGCGCTGGTTTCGCACCGCGTGGTGTGCAAGGTGCTGCTGTGCCACCTGCTGGGGCTGGACAACTCGCATTTCTGGAAGATAGCGCAGGATACAACGGCGGTAAACGCCTTCGAGATGTACGAAGTCATCGGCACCGGGGAGAAGAGGGCCACGGTTACGCTGGTGAACGATACGTGCCATCTGGGGAAGCAATGA